Genomic segment of Ewingella sp. CoE-038-23:
AAGGCAGGCGCTCTCCCAGCTGAGCTATAGCCCCATACAGTCACTTACAGATACCTTTGATTTACCACTCGTAAAAGAGTTAATTCTTTCTCAGACAAGGCGGAGCCATGCGAAGTTTGCTTACGCAAACGAGTTCGTGGCGACAACGCGGTATGAGGAAGAATTTGGTAGGCCTGAGTGGACTTGAACCACCGACCTCACCCTTATCAGGGGTGCGCTCTAACCACCTGAGCTACAAGCCTATAAAGGTATTTCTGCTCGTTACTTTCTATCAGACAATCTGTGTGGACACTGCACAATGCGTATCTTTAGGTAAGGAGGTGATCCAACCGCAGGTTCCCCTACGGTTACCTTGTTACGACTTCACCCCAGTCATGAATCACAAAGTGGTAAGCGCCCTCCCGAAGGTTAAGCTACCTACTTCTTTTGCAACCCACTCCCATGGTGTGACGGGCGGTGTGTACAAGGCCCGGGAACGTATTCACCGTAGCATTCTGATCTACGATTACTAGCGATTCCGACTTCATGGAGTCGAGTTGCAGACTCCAATCCGGACTACGACATACTTTATGAGGTCCGCTTGCTCTCGCGAGTTCGCTTCTCTTTGTATATGCCATTGTAGCACGTGTGTAGCCCTACTCGTAAGGGCCATGATGACTTGACGTCATCCCCACCTTCCTCCGGTTTATCACCGGCAGTCTCCTTTGAGTTCCCGCCATCACGCGCTGGCAACAAAGGATAAGGGTTGCGCTCGTTGCGGGACTTAACCCAACATTTCACAACACGAGCTGACGACAGCCATGCAGCACCTGTCTCAGAGTTCCCGAAGGCACTAAGCTATCTCTAGCGAATTCTCTGGATGTCAAGAGTAGGTAAGGTTCTTCGCGTTGCATCGAATTAAACCACATGCTCCACCGCTTGTGCGGGCCCCCGTCAATTCATTTGAGTTTTAACCTTGCGGCCGTACTCCCCAGGCGGTCGATTTAACGCGTTAGCTCCGGAAGCCACGGGTCAAGCCCACAACCTCCAAATCGACATCGTTTACAGCGTGGACTACCAGGGTATCTAATCCTGTTTGCTCCCCACGCTTTCGCACCTGAGCGTCAGTCTTTGTCCAGGGGGCCGCCTTCGCCACCGGTATTCCTCCAGATCTCTACGCATTTCACCGCTACACCTGGAATTCTACCCCCCTCTACAAGACTCTAGCTTGCCAGTTTCAAATGCAGTTCCCAAGTTAAGCTCGGGGATTTCACATCTGACTTAACAAACCGCCTGCGTGCGCTTTACGCCCAGTAATTCCGATTAACGCTTGCACCCTCCGTATTACCGCGGCTGCTGGCACGGAGTTAGCCGGTGCTTCTTCTGCGAGTAACGTCAATGCACAGTGCTATTAACACTGAACCCTTCCTCCTCGCTGAAAGTGCTTTACAACCCGAAGGCCTTCTTCACACACGCGGCATGGCTGCATCAGGCTTGCGCCCATTGTGCAATATTCCCCACTGCTGCCTCCCGTAGGAGTCTGGACCGTGTCTCAGTTCCAGTGTGGCTGGTCATCCTCTCAGACCAGCTAGGGATCGTCGCCTAGGTGAGCCATTACCTCACCTACTAGCTAATCCCATCTGGGCACATCCGATGGCGTGAGGCCCGAAGGTCCCCCACTTTGCTCTTGCGAGGTCATGCGGTATTAGCTACCGTTTCCAGTAGTTATCCCCCTCCATCAGGCAGTTTCCCAGACATTACTCACCCGTCCGCCGCTCGCCGGCAAAGTAGCAAGCTACTTCCCGCTGCCGCTCGACTTGCATGTGTTAGGCCTGCCGCCAGCGTTCAATCTGAGCCATGATCAAACTCTTCAATTAAAAGTTCGATTTGCTTCAACTCGTGAAGCGGTGCTCAAAAATTAACTTTCGTAATAATTCAACTAAATGAATTACTGCTTGGTCACTCTTTAAGACTTGATATTTTTTGCCACCGAGGTGGCTGATATCGTCTTGTGAGTGCCCACACAGATTGTCTGATAAATTGTTAAAGAGCAGTGAGTTACGCGCTTTCGCTTGGCAACTCGAGGTGGCGTATATTACGCTTTTCTCTTTCAGTGTCAACCGTTTATTTCACCCGGTTGCCGCTGTTTTTAATCTTTCCGACTCGTTCACTTCGTGATGTTGTTCACGTTGTTCCCTGTCGATGGAGCGGCATTATAGGGAGTTGGGATGGAATGGCAAGCAAATAAAATCACTTTTATTCTGCTTGCCGTTTTTTTATTCACAAAGCCTTATTTCTGAGCTTTTTTGATGAAAACAGGCAGATCAGCAAGGGTATCGAGCACGGCATCCGCCAAGTTTTCGCCCTCAGCCGTGACAGGTTTGCCGCTTCTCACCAGAATTTTATGCCCGACGCCCGCAGCAATACCGGCCTGCAGGTCTTCGATTTTGTCCCCTACTATATAAGAAGAGGCCATATCGATGTTTAACTCGTCTTTGGCGGTCAGGAACATGCCGGGCATCGGTTTGCGGCAATCACAAACTTGAGCGAACTCTTTTACTGAACCTTCTGGGTGATGAGGACAGAAATAGATGCCGTCCAAATCCACGCCGCGATCGGCGAGAGACCAATCCATCCACTCGGTCAGCGTCATAAACTGAGCTTCGGTGAATTTGCCACGGGCAATACCAGACTGATTGGTTACCAGCACCAGAGCAAACCCCATTTCCTTTAATTGCAGGCAGGCTTCGATAACACCGTCTATAAATTGGAATTGGTCTATTTCATG
This window contains:
- the gmhB gene encoding D-glycero-beta-D-manno-heptose 1,7-bisphosphate 7-phosphatase, giving the protein MAQTVPAIFLDRDGTINVDHGYVHEIDQFQFIDGVIEACLQLKEMGFALVLVTNQSGIARGKFTEAQFMTLTEWMDWSLADRGVDLDGIYFCPHHPEGSVKEFAQVCDCRKPMPGMFLTAKDELNIDMASSYIVGDKIEDLQAGIAAGVGHKILVRSGKPVTAEGENLADAVLDTLADLPVFIKKAQK